From the genome of Papaver somniferum cultivar HN1 chromosome 2, ASM357369v1, whole genome shotgun sequence, one region includes:
- the LOC113350292 gene encoding 60S ribosomal protein L23A — translation MAPPAKVGTKKGDPKAQAVKAAKAVKSGASTLKKKIKKIRTSVTFHRPKTLKKERNPKYPRISAPPRNKLDHYQILKYPLTTESAMKKIEDNNTLVFIVDIRADKKKIKAAVKKMYDIQTKKVNTLIRPDGTKKAYVRLTPDYDALDVANKIGII, via the exons ATGGCGCCTCCAGCGAAAG TAGGTACAAAGAAGGGCGACCCAAAAGCTCAGGCTGTGAAGGCTGCAAAGGCAGTAAAATCTGGTGCGTCAAccttgaaaaagaaaattaagaagATCAGGACATCAGTCACATTCCATCGCCCAAAGACTTTGAAGAAGGAAAGGAACCCTAAGTATCCTCGCATCAGTGCACCTCCAAGGAACAAGCTCGACCACTACCAGATTCTTAAGTACCCACTTACAACAGAATCTGCAATGAAGAAGATCGAGGACAACAACACCTTGGTTTTCATTGTTGATATTCGTGCAGACAAGAAGAAAATTAAGGCTGCAGTTAAGAAGATGTACGATATtcaaaccaagaaagtgaatacCTTGATCAG GCCTGATGGAACCAAGAAGGCTTATGTTAGGTTGACTCCAGATTACGATGCATTGGACGTGGCTAACAAGATCGGTATTATCTAG